The Pseudoalteromonas sp. GCY genome includes the window ATCGCCGTATGTGAGCCGATATTCCGCGACCAACTCCATGAAGACGTGTATAAAAATGGCCTAAAAAATGGCCGTGAAAAACAGGCAATGCAAGGCGAAGAAATGGCCGCCATTGCTTGGTCGGTTGCTGCCATTCAATATATTGGCTTGCCTCTAGAGGTCGTATTACATAAGGATGGCTATAAAGGCGCAAGCAATAGCTTCGTAAGTGCTTTTAAGGAAGGAAAAGGGTTCGGCTACCCATTACTCAATGCATGGGATATGACTTGCCCAAAACAAGGCTTTCCTAAAATGCAAAAATGGATCAGAGAGCATCGCTGGATTAATGAATTAAGTTAATCCATTCCCTATCTAAACCTTAGCTGCCTAGTAGCTCGGAATAAAAAAAGCCCGACTACAAAGTCGAGCTTGGGGAGGCGTGGCGCTTTGGATTGCCACTTGCTTACTGATTAAATTCTTTCTCAGACAGTTTGCCATCTCCGTCGCTGTCTAGCTTATCAAAGATTGAAGCAAGAGATTCTGACAGTGACGCTTCGCTTTTAGAGATAAAACCATCTTTGTCTAAATCAAAATCGTTAAATTCTGCTGCCATTGCTGAGCCGGCAAAAAGTACTGTGGCGGCTGTAATTGCTGTTGCTAACTTTTTCATTGTGACCTCCTAGCCTTTAAAGTTAGAGAATTCAGAAGCGCTTAGCTGACCATTTTTGTCTGCATCTAGCTTCTCGAACTGACCAAGTAGTGTTGATGATACTGATGCTTCTTGCTGGCTGATCTGCCCGTCTTTATCCTTGTCTACATCTTGAAATGACAAGGTTGCTGCCAGTGCCATCGTACTCACCAATACACCTATGGTCGTTGCGCATACCGTTCTAAGTTTCATAGCCATTCTCCTCACTATGCCCGTCTCTCATTGCGGCTCTAGTCGCAAATTAACCTTTAAAGTTAGAGAACTCAGTTTCGTTTAGTTCTCCGTCAGCGTTTACATCTAAGTCTTTAAACTGCTCGATAAGCGCTGTATTTACTTTTGCTTCGCTCATGCTAATAGCACCGTTACCATCTGTGTCATAGCTTGCGAAATCTTCACCAGCGATAGTGTTTGCTGACGCCAATGTTAGACCTGTGATTGATAGTGCGATAAGTACATTTTTCATCGTTCTGCTCCTAAAATTTCCTAAATATGATTTGCTTTTTGACGGCTTGATTAGCCTTGGTAATTTGCGAATTCAGACTCGCTTAACTCACCGTCGGCATTGCTGTCTAGTTGCGTAAATTGCTCTGCAAGGGACTGATTTACTTTTGCCTCAGTCATGCTGATGGTGCCGTTACCGTCAGTATCATATTTAGTGAAATCTTCACCAGCTAATGCAGAAGCTGAAGCGAATGTTAAACCTGCAATTGAAAGTGCTGCTAATACGTTTTTCATGATAGTCCAATCCTTCTGTCGTTTTCGTAATGGTGTTAAAGGCAGTGGGCGCTATGCCCACCTAGCAATTAACCTTCGTAGTTCGCGTACTCAGATTTGCTTAGCTCGCCATCGGCATTGGTGTCTAAGTCTGCAAACTGTTCAGTTAACGAAGTGCTTACGCTTGCTTCAGTAACGCTGATTGAACCGTTGCCATCAGTATCTAGTTTTTCGAAATCACCACCAGCAAATGCTGATGCTGAAACCATTGATAAACCTGCGATAGATAGTGCTGCTAGTACGTTTTTCATAATCTAATCCTTCAATTGTGTCATTCTATTTTGGTGAGCTAGGTGTTCTACCTAACTCATTGCTGATTTCAGTGCCAAATTAGCCTTCGTAATTTGCGTATTCAGACTTGCTTAGTTCGCCATCGGCATTGGCGTCTAAATCCGCGAACTGCTCACTCAATGATGCGCTTACGCTTGCTTCAGTTACACTGATTGAACCGTTGCCATCAGTATCCAATTTTGCGAAGTCATCACCAGCGAGTGCTGACGCTGAAACCATTGATAAACCTGCGATTGATAGTGCTGTTAATACGTTTTTCATAATCTTTTCCTTAAATTGGGGTATATTTAAAACTTTGCTATTATGTCGTCGGCTTGTGATTAGCCTTCAAAGTTATCAAACTCAGACTGGCTTAATTGGCCGTCTTGGTCGGCGTCAAGGTCTTTAAACTGCGCCATCAAATTTGGATTTGCTTTTGATTCGCCCAGTGAGATGTAACCATCTCCATCAACATCGTATTTATCAAACTCGGAGTTTGCGTGAGCACCTACTGATGCGAAAGAAAGTACAGCTGCTGATAGTGCGATTGCTAAAGTTTTCATAATCAGTTCCTCTCATATTTCTAAACTTGTCGTTTCTGCTTCTCTACGTTGGTTTGCGTTGAAGCGAATGTTTTTTGCTTTCGAGATAACTATTCCAACTTTGATGCCAAAGTTTAAAAGACAATAAAAATCAACAAGTTAAAAATAAAGATGGATTTTCATTAAGGATGGATTCAGTGAGATTGTTGCCATTTAGCAACAGGCGATTTTGAGATAAAATTAAAACTTATTTATTTTCAAAAAGTTAAACTGTCGCATAAAAGCAACACTTTAAAAAATTAGGATGTAAGTGCAGCCCAAAGCGGTTAAGTTTCAGGCGACAATCATTCACATTCGGTGTTAAGTAGAGCTACCAGAAAAAATTTTTATAAAAATATCGAAAATTTTTACTGATCTTTTCTAAGAAACCAGAAAACAAATAAAACCAATTAAAAATCAATAGATTAAAATTCACTTTCATCTTGGGGAAATTGCTATAAAAGTGACGGAGTGGGCAGGAAACTGGCGAAAAACAGAAGTATTTTAAAAAAATAGCAGAGAAAAGAGAGCGGTGTTGCTAAAAAGCAACACATACTAGATTTGTGTTAGATTACGACGCGGTACCCAACCTTGCAGCTCTGACTTTTTACTTGAGCACCACACCCAACCATTGATTTGGTTATGCCCCAACAGGTGTTCACCTTGAACTACCGATAGTTCCTGAGCGGTATAGTCCATTAATGCGATACCTTGTTTGGGATTGACTAAGCGAAACACTTGAGCAGGTACCCAACCAGATACTTGCTGCTCAGTTTCACAGAAAAACCAATTGTCCCACCCCTCTTCGCCTTTATATTCTTCACCAACGGTTAAACTGGCACCTTGTTTAAACGTGATGGGGGTCGGAAACTCATTGATATGTTCCTTGATTACTTGATATTCGATATCTAACTGCTTATTTTCCAAGTTTTAACTCCATGTACATCAACCATTAGACTGACGTTTTAGCTCTTCTAGCATACGCTCATCGCCCATCAAGTTTTTGAGGATGGCTTTAATCTTAGGATCCGATGCATTTTCGTAGAGAGACAGCAAATCTTGTGCGATCCTTTGTTGCTGCTTTGGATCGGCGCCTGACTGGAAGTATTGTGACATCAGCCCTTCTGCGGCGAGACTTTTCACGTAATCATTAGGTTCTTGCTCTAACATTTTCACAAACGACTGCGACAAGCGCTCATCAACGATAGGTGTACGCGACACGAGCTCAAGCGCCTGTAGCCTCAACTTTTCATCACTCATGTTATGCGTCATATTGAGGATAGATTCTACAGCTTGATAATCATATTGCTCTAACTCATTGCGATTTAGCATAAACATGTTCATTTGCAACTGACTCATTGCAGCTAAGCGCTCCGCTGCCGGTAAACTGTTATTCAGAATTTTCTGTTTTAAATCGTTGCTGATTTGACTTGCGTACTCAGGATCGGTTTTGATCCGCATTTCGTAGTCTTCGGGTAAGTCTTCATAAAAGCCATAAATCGGGTTTTCTGCTTTCATCTCGTCGATTTTCTGCTGTTCACGCTTTTCTATCAAAGAAAAGATTAAAGACTCAAACTCATCTGGCGCCTGCTCAGAGAGTAAATCAGACTTTTCCATCGACAATGCCTGCAACCTCGTTTCAAGTTTATTGATCCGAGCCATTAACTTAGCAACTTGTTCAGACTCGTCAGTTGAAATCTGAGTACCTTGCGTATACTGAGTTGCATTATAGTGAGGCTGTTGAGTAGGACTCGAATATACGTGTGTTGCCACAGGAGAGGTTGCTAATTTAGTTTGAATGACATTAAACCCAGAAAAAGCCAATGCAAGAACTGAGCATGAAAGCGCTATATTGAGTTTAAGATTAGACATGAACGAGTTACCCTTATAAAAAGTAGCAATGTAATAGATCTACAAGACAAATACTGTAAATGATTGTACTGTAAATTGATACAGCAAGAGGCAATTACGCAGATAATTATTACACTTTGCATAAGGTGAAAAAACGAGCCTCTAAACAGCTTGCCATAATTGCCAACAAGGAATGACTGTGAATAATATACTGCAAACCGTCCACTATAAACCTATCACATTGCTTTTACTTGGCATTGCGACCTTGACGTCTTTGCTTGGCAGCAGCCTACTTTGGCAAAGTCACCAAGCCTTATTTCAATGGGTTTTACCATCAGTCTCACTACTTCTTGTGTTGCGATTAGGGTGGCATGTTCGTCAAACCAGCTTGGCTGCTAGTCCCAGTCCTTTGCACAAAGACATAAAACTCTGCTGGATTGCTCTGCTCTTATGTACTGGCGGAGATATCGTCAACTTCAATCTCTTTGAGCTTTATCATCGTCAAGATCAAACCATAAAGCATGATTACTTGATCGACTCTATTTGGTTTTTTGCCCTTGGTTATGGGCTTTTACTCGGACTGCTTATTCGATTTTTAAGGCGGGAATTTGCATTAACATTAGCAACCGCAGCCGTATTGGTTGTGGTGTCTATTACGTTATCGTCGCTTAGCTATCAAATGATGTACCTACCCACGATAAGCCAATACTCCCTGCTGTTGAGCGCAAGTTATAGCTTATTGGTGACCCTGCTCGGTGTTTTTGGTTTCTGGCTTATTATTCAAAACCTTAAACTCAATGAAAAAACCAACTACGCAGTCGCCAGCGGCTTTATCCTAGCAATGCTAGCGGATGCTATTATCGGTCAATTTTGGCTGTTCGCAAACCAAGGGGATGGTTACTTTCCTATTGCAAGGCACGTTAATTGGGTCATCTATATTGGCTCGCAAACGCTACTACTATTGTTTCCTGTTGCCATGATAAAAACTAATGTTGTTACACCTAAGATATAGACAACAAAAAGGCCGAACGATGTCGGCCTTAACTATTTTTGCGCAATGTGCTGCGCTATATCGATAAGCGGCTTATCTTTTGACAATCGCATTGTGGTAAACGTTTTGTACGTCATCCACATCTTCAAGCATATTGATTAGCTTTTCGAATGTCTCGATTGCTTCTGGATCTTCGATTTCTACGTGAGTTTGCGGAACCCAAGTGATTTCGTCTACCTCAAACGTGATCCCCTCAAACGCTTCTGTCAGTGCAGTTTTCGCTTTGAAGTATTCAGTGTGAGGTGCGAAAACAGAAACTTGGCCGTCTTCAACTTCTACGTCAGTAACATCAACATCAGCCATCATTAGCGCTTCCAAAACTGACTCGTCGTCATCACCTGCAAATCCTAAGATTGCGAAGTGGTCAAACATATGCGCCACACAACCTGGGTTACCTAAGTTTGAACCAGTTTTGGTAAACGGTAAGCGAACATCTTTGATAGTACGGTTCATGTTGTCTGTTAAACAGTCAACGATGATCATGCTGTTTCCTGGACCGTAACCCTCGTAACGCGCTGGCGTGTAATCTTCACCTGCACCGCCTGCCGCTTTTTCGATAGCTTTATCAATAACGTGTGCAGGAACTTGATCTTTCTTTGCCTTGTCGATTAAACGACGTAGTGACAAGTTCGTTTCAGGATCTGCGCCGCCATTTTTAGCAACAACGTAAATCTCTTTTCCGTATTTTGAGTTTACTTTTGTTTTTGCCGCCGCCGTTTTTGCCATGGCGTTTTTGCGGACTTCAAATGCTCTGCCCATCTTAATGCTCGTTTTTATAAAAATTGGCGAAGATTTTACCAAGACATTTGAGTTACGGCTATACCCTTATTATCCGTGATGATAATTTGCTTTAAGTCGCACGATTATATGCTTGTTTTGCGGCTATTTTGTGGCGGACCTAAGCAACTTTACTATAGTTAATATTGTTAAAATTTACCGCTACGGGTAGCTTATATATGATCACGTTTGGCTTGGGCAAAGCAAAAAAGCAAGATGGACAAGATACAGCGCTATTTCAACACTTTAAGGCAACAACCCCTTACTTAGAAGTGGATTATCAAACAGATATTTTTCAGGTTAGTTCGGCCTTTAACCGCTTACTCGGATACCCGGTTACCCACGCTCTGAAATCACTCGCTTTTATATGTCACACCTCAAAGGATACTGCCGCACTTAAGCGTGGGCTCGCTCAACTTGAGCACCAAGCACATGTAAAGATAGCACTCTCTCTCAATACAGCGAACGGCAAGCCGAAGAAGTTATTACTAGAGCTATCACGTACTCAAGAAGGTAGAATTT containing:
- a CDS encoding EF-hand domain-containing protein; protein product: MKNVLAALSIAGLSMVSASAFAGGDFEKLDTDGNGSISVTEASVSTSLTEQFADLDTNADGELSKSEYANYEG
- a CDS encoding calmodulin; its protein translation is MKTLAIALSAAVLSFASVGAHANSEFDKYDVDGDGYISLGESKANPNLMAQFKDLDADQDGQLSQSEFDNFEG
- a CDS encoding SH3 domain-containing protein, with translation MENKQLDIEYQVIKEHINEFPTPITFKQGASLTVGEEYKGEEGWDNWFFCETEQQVSGWVPAQVFRLVNPKQGIALMDYTAQELSVVQGEHLLGHNQINGWVWCSSKKSELQGWVPRRNLTQI
- a CDS encoding calmodulin, whose protein sequence is MKNVLTALSIAGLSMVSASALAGDDFAKLDTDGNGSISVTEASVSASLSEQFADLDANADGELSKSEYANYEG
- a CDS encoding EF-hand domain-containing protein gives rise to the protein MKKLATAITAATVLFAGSAMAAEFNDFDLDKDGFISKSEASLSESLASIFDKLDSDGDGKLSEKEFNQ
- a CDS encoding crotonobetainyl-CoA--carnitine CoA-transferase; this encodes MKLRTVCATTIGVLVSTMALAATLSFQDVDKDKDGQISQQEASVSSTLLGQFEKLDADKNGQLSASEFSNFKG
- a CDS encoding YebC/PmpR family DNA-binding transcriptional regulator, with protein sequence MGRAFEVRKNAMAKTAAAKTKVNSKYGKEIYVVAKNGGADPETNLSLRRLIDKAKKDQVPAHVIDKAIEKAAGGAGEDYTPARYEGYGPGNSMIIVDCLTDNMNRTIKDVRLPFTKTGSNLGNPGCVAHMFDHFAILGFAGDDDESVLEALMMADVDVTDVEVEDGQVSVFAPHTEYFKAKTALTEAFEGITFEVDEITWVPQTHVEIEDPEAIETFEKLINMLEDVDDVQNVYHNAIVKR
- a CDS encoding calmodulin, with amino-acid sequence MKNVLAALSIAGLTFASASALAGEDFTKYDTDGNGTISMTEAKVNQSLAEQFTQLDSNADGELSESEFANYQG
- a CDS encoding EF-hand domain-containing protein translates to MKNVLIALSITGLTLASANTIAGEDFASYDTDGNGAISMSEAKVNTALIEQFKDLDVNADGELNETEFSNFKG